Within Ammospiza nelsoni isolate bAmmNel1 chromosome 32, bAmmNel1.pri, whole genome shotgun sequence, the genomic segment GCTCCCAAATTACTCCCAGTTCCCCCAAGTTTGCTTTCCCCCCCCACTTTAATTTTTCGAAGGGGGCACAAAAGAACAACAGAGCCCCAGGAGCCTTCCCCAAAATTCACCTCCCACCCCAAATCGAATACTGGGGGGGactcacagattttttttttgagggatgCCCACTCTCTTTTCGCTCCTTCCAAAATGGTTCATCCACAGTGCCCCCCTCTAAATCCAACATGGAGGTAACCCAAATTTTTGGGGGGAGACTCCCAAATTTTTTTGAGGGGGTCCCCACTGTCATTGCCCCCTTTCTGCCCCCCGCAAACCAGAGCCTGatccctcctcccagccccaaatccatctCCCCTCCTGTCCCAAATCCAAGACGGCGGTTATCCACAACTGCAGGAGGGGTCTCTCAAATTTTTGTGGGAGGTCCCTActctcctttttccctcttttccaaatCTAAAAACGGCACACACCCCCCTCCCCTTCCATTGTCGCCCCCGGCCACCGCCTTCCCCTTCCCAAATCCAAGACCGGGTGTATGCCAAATCGCAGAGGAATCTCCtgaatttgggggggggggggggaggaggagtgTTCCCCGCTCTCCTTTTCCCGTCTTTTCCAGCCCTACAAACGGCGCCTCATTTCCACCACCCCACCCCCCCGGCTCCAATCCATCGTTCCGCTCTATCCCCTGGGTATCCCCAGCTGGACGGGGTGGATCTCCCACATTTTTTTGGGGGGACTCCCCGCTCTattctctctcctttccaccCCCAAAATCCGCCGTTCATCCACATCCCCCCCGCCCCAAATCTTTTGCCATGCCTCCGCCGTCGcctccccatcccaaatccatgcCCGGGGGTATCTCCAGTTGATGGAGAAGGAGGCGGGGGGGGATGTCCTCCcagtttttttttgtgggaggGTTCCCACTCTCctttttccctcatttccagCCCCCCCAACGGCGCTCCTCCGCCATCGCCTCCCCCATCTCAAATCTAACATCGGGGTATCCCAAACTGGGGAGATCTCCCACATTTTCTGGAGGGGgtgtctcctttttttcccgtccccttttccccccaaaaaacgGGCTCGTTTCCctccccccgcgccccccgacTCACCTCGGCGGCTCCGCGGCgcgggaggggccgggggcGTTCCGGAGGGTTCCGGGGGTGGCTCCGGGGGTCCCGTCGGGCTCCGGGGTGCGGGGGGGTCGTGGCGGGGGCGTCCCCCGGGCGTGAGGCTAGCGCGGGGCCGGGAACAGGAAGGTCCCGTCATCCCATTCCCCGCCGGATGCGCCGCTGGGAAAAAAAGCGGGGAAAAAACGCTGGGAAAACTGGGGGGGAAACCTTggaaaaagggaatttgggCGGGGGGAAcctctagggaaaaaaaaaaagggcggGTCgcagcagggacacccccgAACCGCCCGGTATTGAGTGGAGGAATTGTGCGAATTGCCTGAATTGTTGGGGTTTGGTTATTTTGTTATAAAGGGGGGGTGTTTTCCAAGCGGGAGATGGATCTcggggggggaagggggggaggCGGGGTGGGTTTAAGGGGAATAAGGACAGGGAACCCCCCCAGACTTCTCCCTCCCCCCCCTTCCTGCTTTGTGTAACGGCAGCGACGCGTTTCCTGCCCCCCCGGGAATTAAAAATGGTTGGAATTACGCAACGAGGGCGGAGGGCTCGGCAGCGGCATCCAGGGATTCCGGGAACGGCGGGATGGGGGCTTCGGGGCGTCCCCTGcgcccccccaaatccctgaatGATCCCTCAGAGGGTTTTATCGGGGCGtttcctgcccctctccctccGACCCCCGGGAATCAGAAATTGGTTGGAATTACACAATGACGGATCACGGGATCCCGAGATAGAGGGATTCGGGGGGATCGGGGTTTTGGGGTGGCCCCTATGCCCCCCAGATTCTCCCTCACGAGGGCCTGGGGATGCATTTCTGCTCCCCGCCCCCGTCATCCCTATAATTAAAAATGGTTGGAATCACACAGCGAGGCTGGAGGGTTCAACAGTGGCATGGAGGGATTTTGGGATCAGGTCATGATAGGATTGCGGTTCTGGGGTGACTCCTGTGCCCTCCGAACGCTGAGCCCCTCCCCCGATATTCTGGGGGTGCTTTTTTTGCCCCCCAACCTCCCAATTAAAAATTGTTGGGATTATGCAACACAGCCAAAGATTTTGCAGAATTTTGTGATTCTGGGAGCATGGAATAGTAAGAtcagggttttggggtgctccccctgcaccccatgcccccaaagccccccaaaGGGTTTAGGGGTGCTGGGGTGAGAGTATGGGGTCTCCATCTCCTTCCCTCACCCCAGGCACTGGTTCCTGAAGGATGGGAAAAGCTCTGCATGGCCATACTGGGATCACTGGGGGTGACCCCAAAATCTCACAGTTGGACAATGTCATCACCCCTGGCTGGTGTCCCCAAATCCATATAGTGGAACAAGGCTGCTCAGAGACATTTAATTGATGTCATCAGCAGATCCATGTGCCCAAATCCCAGGATTCCCATCCTGGGGACCCCATCCCCAGGGTTCTGGAATCCCTGTCCCCACCGGGGGTCCCCATCCCCGTCACAGTGTCACCATCCCGACACCCCCATTCATGTATCCCCATGCAACTCCCAATGTCTCCACAGGCTTGCCCTGATGTCCCTGTTTCCGTCCTGGTGTCTCCATCTTGGTGTCCTTATCCCCATCTGCCCCCATAGGTCCAGGTGTTGCTGTCCCCATCCTCATGTCCCAATCCTGGTTTCACTGTCCCCATCCAGGTGGCGCTTTCCCCCCTCACATTTCCCACTTTTTTCATCTCTCccctttcttgctttttttctcttcttttcccccaccatttccctcatCACCTTTTCCGCCCTTTTCTCCCTCACATTTCTCACCCTTTTTTCTCTCATGTTTcccacactttttttttcctccctttccccaccCTTCTCCCTCTCAcctttcctgctgttttttcccctcgTGTTTCCAGCCCTTCTTCCCTCACATTTCTGACCCTTTCCCCCTCATGTTTCCCGCCCTTTTTGGCCTCACGCTTCCAGCCCTTCTTCCCTCACATTTCTGACCCTTTCCCCCTCACGTTTCCCGCCCTTTTTGGCCTCACGCTTCCAGCCCTTCTTCCCTCACATTTCTGACCCTTTCCCCCTCACATTTCCATCTCTTTTTCCTCTCACCTTTTCCCACTCTTTTCCCTTCACCTTTCCCCCTCATTCCCTCCCAGGCTCTCCTGTGTGGAGGCAGCACAGGCGGCTCCTCGCTCCAGCACCACCATGGACTGGTTCCACTGCTGTCGCTGCTTCCGCCAGGATGGTGCCCACTTCGCCATCACCAACTGCGGCCACATCCTGTGCGAGGGCTGTGGGGGCTCAGGTAAAATTGAGGGAAACCCCCAGTTTAAGCCCTTTAAATGCTGAGAAAGGGGGAGTTTCCTTCAATTTAGCCCCTTAAAatgagagggaaaggaagggtCACCTCAACTCAAGGAAATAAATAAGTGAGGGCTCTACCCTCAATTTAAACTCCTAAAATATCGGGGAAAGAGGGTTTCCCCTcaatttctgtcttttaaatTATGGGAAAAGGAGACTTTCCCCTCAATTTACACCCTTAGCATGGTGGAAATGGAGGATCCTGCCTCAATTTAAAACCCTAAAATGAAGGGAAATGGTCCGTTTCCCTCAAGGAACACAATTTTTGGGACTTTTGGACATATTTTTCTCTcacttttctcacttttttctccccacaggTCCCTGCCCAGTCTGTGGCACCGCCTGCCGCTACCTGCCCATATCTGATCAGGCCAGTGTCCTCCATGTTGTTCCCCACATCCCCTTCCtacccttttcccttcccgtTCCCAGCCTTCTTCCCATCCTTTTTACACCCCCATGCCCAACAGATGCGCCCAGAGGAGAAGGTTTTCTTCAAGAACCCAGTGGCCCTCACCCTCAAGCACCTTGCCCACATCACACAGGTAAGGAGGACACGGGTGACGGAGGATGAAGTTCCACCACTGTCCCCACCCCACACGCTGGGGGGTACAAGGGAGTGACCCACATCCCCCAGGTGTGGCAGTTCCAGACGGCACAGGCACAACTTCTGGTGGACTTGCACCGGGACAGAACTCGGCgggtgcaggcagagctggacaaggccagagaggagctgggggagaggaggaggtgagggggACGCTATGGAAGGGGGTTTACACCTCCATCTTGGGCTCCTCTGGGCATGTGGGTGAGGCAACTCCTTGGTCAGCACCTTAATGACAGTCCTCAGCCTTCTGGCCCCTTTTTTGGGAGTGTCTTATCCCCCCTTGGCTGCCACATTGGTGACAGCATGTTCTGCCATTCACTGCCATCTTGGTGAGTTCCCACCCCCTTGCTCTGCCCCCCTCAGCTGCACTATGGAGGGACCCCCACCCCAAATGTGGGGGAAAACCCACCCTCCATTAAATCCTCCCCCTTCCCAGGGAGCTGGAGTCACTTCGCCGGGAGAATGAGGAGCTGCGCCGCATGCAGGTGGCCCCTAAAGccccccttccccttctctggCCCCCAAActcccccccaaatccctcctgcccctcaccTCACCCCCAAAACTGTCCCCCCCAAATCTCCCCACACAgctctccccaggctggcactggagcagccacagcagcactccccatccctcccccaCACATTCAGGTAAGTGCCCCCCAAATTTGTAGGGGAGTCTTTCACGCCGTAAAACAGCTCCTCATCCCCTCCTTGCCCATAGGGATTCTCCCAaattttctgtctcctttccAGTCACCCCCCAGCCCCGCCGGCAGCTCAGCAGTCAAGTGGTCAGGTAAGGAGTGTGGGGCATCCTAACTTGGGATGGGGTTCCCTCAATTTCACAAGGGGGGGGGGGTCCCCCAAACTTCCCTCCTCTCTTTTGCAGCCGCTTGGCCCCACTGGAGCCCCCCCAgtcccacagcaccccaggATGGCAGGTGAGATCTCACCCCAAATGGGGGCCACCCCAAATTAGGGGGGTTCCCATAATGGTTTGCTCTCCCCCCACAGGCTGGCGTAGCCTACAGAAATTCAGGGACCTCCAGCGTAGGTGAGTGACCCCAAATCCTACAGGATTTACCCCAAGGTAATGTCCAAAGCCCTGCCCTTCAGCTCCAAGCACCatcccctttcccccctttttagGAGGGACCCTAAAAGCTCATATAGGGCCTC encodes:
- the RNF212B gene encoding RING finger protein 212B, translating into MDWFHCCRCFRQDGAHFAITNCGHILCEGCGGSGPCPVCGTACRYLPISDQMRPEEKVFFKNPVALTLKHLAHITQVWQFQTAQAQLLVDLHRDRTRRVQAELDKAREELGERRRELESLRRENEELRRMQLSPGWHWSSHSSTPHPSPTHSVTPQPRRQLSSQVVSRLAPLEPPQSHSTPGWQAGVAYRNSGTSSVVPPLAGTSEAQSSALRLARGGRSQWDLNPRP